One region of Eupeodes corollae chromosome 1, idEupCoro1.1, whole genome shotgun sequence genomic DNA includes:
- the LOC129942260 gene encoding nucleoporin Ndc1, which produces MSSAVTLECKKLCMFRCLYAVGLSIAMQYFLLTVFLLLVNFHILHPVNWITTTFGLIFSFYTWLSIMPLISSVIVFGILLGKSFLSVKKYYATRFRWFIGTVLRKFAFLGIHLMVGFLTAWLYARFLHEDYRTLLMPYFDRSFVNSRYTLLVFTGVSAGFYFFAKENLKHESEIEFPIIQENKLIKIRSIVYSTLYNSLLKSLGPTFGFAFLYWIVGPSLNRTLANFFTCEVDETFNSLFSILTNVRLLFYSWILCSQILSNMELMRQFFSFLLAEEMHFVIEKNPVVAASRTEVTLVEALALREVPVVQQLACLDLYNLASGKAANRRQEVFALSIPGGHPYNWNQISGQCLSLINEFTEKLASSVKRISTMKNAPQFAQLKPSASETAERILLRQYNETYGIRRMNQDPVEPPQPRCVPVDQSTNPCDRVTEMLENFQKTIEEAATTALYAFPGVFYLFGEQDGAKTAFVLSNSQAIVWLTEGLAGICASSLHEDKYGVVQNELSKIIKSLLKLKLELDKLNNVNLNGKKLDRNLITLKNAIKRSLYRICTVFGDYMKDLVDEQEDLRHLHCFLSYQET; this is translated from the exons ATGTCGTCGGCAGTAACTCTGGAGTGCAAAAAGCTTTGCATGTTTCGGTGCCTTTACGCTGTCGGCCTTAGCATTGCAATGCAATATTTCCTACTCACCGTGTTCCTACTCCTAGTTAACTTCCACATTTTGCATCCCGTCAATTGGATAACCACAACGTTCGGCCTCATCTTTTCGTTCTACACCTGGCTGTCGATCATGCCATTGATCAGTTCTGTGATTGTTTTTGGCATCCTGCTGGGAAAGTCTTTTCTAAGTGTGAAAAAATACTATGCCACAAGATTCCGTTGGTTTATAGGAACAGTGCTAAGGAAATTTGCTTTCTTGGGAATACATTTGATGGTGGGATTCCTGACGGCCTGGTTGTATGCTAGATTTTTGCACGAAGACTACAG aacaCTCTTGATGCCTTACTTCGATCGGAGTTTTGTGAATAGTCGCTACACTTTACTCGTCTTCACCGGCGTCTCGGCGGGATTCTACTTCTTCGCCAAGGAAAACTTGAAGCACGAATCAGAAATTGAGTTTCCCATAATCCAGGAAAACAAGTTAATCAAAATCCGATCGATTGTCTACTCAACTTTGTATAACTCACTTTTGAAGTCACTGGGGCCAACTTTTGGATTTGCCTTCCTCTATTGGATCGTTGGACCATCACTGAATAGAACCCTGGCTAACTTCTTCACCTGCGAAGTTGATGAAACCTTTAACTCTTTGTTCAGCATCTTGACCAACGTCCGATTGCTGTTCTACTCGTGGATTTTATGTTCTCAGATTCTCAGCAACATGGAACTCATGAGACAGTTCTTCTCGTTTCTGCTGGCCGAAGAAATGCACTTTGTGATAGAAAAGAATCCCGTGGTTGCGGCATCACGAACTGAAGTGACCCTTGTCGAAGCTCTTGCGTTGAGGGAAGTTCCAGTGGTTCAGCAATTGGCTTGCTTGGATCTGTACAACTTGGCTTCGGGTAAAGCGGCCAATCGACGTCAAGAAGTCTTCGCTCTCTCTATCCCCGGGGGACATCCATATAACTGGAATCAAATAAGCGGACAGTGTTTGAGTCTTATCAACGAATTCACTGAGAAACTGGCTTCGTCAGTAAAGCGAATCTCAACAATGAAAAATGCCCCACAATTTGCTCAGCTTAAGCCCTCTGCCAGTGAGACTGCTGAGCGGATCCTGCTCAGACAATACAATGAAACCTATGGCATTCGTAGAATGAACCAAGATCCAGTGGAGCCACCTCAGCCGCGGTGCGTTCCAGTGGATCAGTCAACCAATCCATGTGATAGAGTCACTGAGATGCTGGAAAACTTCCAAAAGACTATCGAAGAAGCCGCTACCACGGCACTCTATGCTTTTCCAGGTGTGTTCTATCTATTCGGGGAACAGGATGGAGCCAAAACCGCTTTCGTCCTCTCGAATTCTCAGGCAATCGTCTGGTTGACTGAAGGCTTGGCTGGTATTTGCGCGAGTTCCTTGCACGAAGATAAATATGGAGTTGTTCAGAATGAACTTTCGAAAATTATCAAGTCGCTTCTGAAACTCAAATTGGAACTGGACAAGTTGAACAATGTTAATTTGAATGGGAAAAAATTGGATCGAAATCTGATAACGTTAAAAAATGCCATCAAGAGAAGTTTGTATCGCATTTGTACGGTCTTTGGAGATTATATGAAGGATTTAGTGGACGAACAGGAGGACTTAAGACACTTGCATTGTTTCCTCAGTTATCAAGAGACTTAG